CTGCAGCTTTTCCGCCCGGACGCTGGCCTGACGGCACAGCACGGCGATGCTTTCGGCAACGCAGACCACGCGATTCACCGACGCGGTGCGGCACAGTTGCAGGCTCAGCCAGGTGTAGAACTTCTGCTTGCGGCTGCGCGGTGTGAAACCGTGCTGGGTAATCACCAGCGGCAGGCGCAATAACGTTGCGCCCACCCAGCCAAACAACAGGCCCTTGAAGTTGTGCGTATTGATCAACGGCCGTTCCGCCCTGCGCTGGCGCAAATGCGCCAGTAATTCCCCCAACCCCGCGCAACCCCGGCAGTCGACCCCCGCCTGACGAAACCGCGCGATCAAGTCTGGCGGCGCATCGAGAAACAGCACTTGGTGCTGCCCCGGCGTCGCCAGGCAATGGTCCAGCAGCATCCGCTCAGCCCCGTAGAAGCCGCCGCTGCTGAGCAAATGAATGATCGGCAGGGAAGGGATGAGCGGCGCGTTCAATTGCGCACCCAATGCACGAGGCGCGGTAAGGACCAGTTGCTGTGCGGATTGGTGGGTTCCACGTTCTGATCGTTGATCACCAACAGCACCGGCAAGCCCAGTTCGTGGGTGATTTGCGCTGGGTGTTTGAAACGGTGATCGAAGAACTCACGCACGTAGACCAGGGCAATCGCCAGCAAGAGACCGGTGAACAAGCCGAACGGAATGATCAGCATCGGTTTCGGGAACGCCGCTTCGGTGGGCTCATACGGCGGGCTGAGCACCCGTGCGTTGGACAGGTCGTTGTCCAGCGAACGTGCGCTGCTGCTTTCGGCGAAGCGTTGGGCATAGGTCGAGAACGCCGCGTGCAACGCGTTGATCTCGGTGTCCATCTGCCGCAGCTTGCTCTGGGTTTCCTGCAACTGGTGGATGCGCTCCTTGAACTCGGCAATGCGCTTGGTTTTCTGGTCGATCACCGAGCTGACAATCGCAAGATCAGTGTTGCGTTCCTGAATCCGGTTGCTGACCACTTTCAGAAACTGCTGACGGGTGCGGGCGATTTGCTCGCGGGTCAGCAACATAGGTTCGCTGCTTGGCTGGAAGATCGCCAGGTCGTTCATATAGCGGCTGACCTGTGTGGTCAGGGCCTCACCCATCTGTTTGATCTCACGATCCTCGAACGCCACATTGTCCACGGTGGTGGTGAAGGTGTAGGGGAAGGTGTAGTCGTTGAGTTTCGAGTTGCTCGCTGCGGCCAGGCTGGTTTTCAGGTAGTCGAGCCAGCGTTGGCTTTGCAGCAGGCGATCGCGGTACAGGTTGAGCGCCTGCTCCTCGGTGTTGATGGCATTGAGGCGGAAGGTGATTTCTTCCTTCGGATCGGACGAGCCGACCGCTTCAAGCAAGCCCAGCCGAGTGCCTTCCAGGCCATCGAGACGCACCTGGTATTGCTTCTTCTTGGTTTCGTAGAACGACTGCGGCAAATCGATCGATTGCAGTGCCTGACGGCTCGTCAGGTAGTTCTGCAGCAAGGCTGCAACGAAATTGGTGCCTTGGGTTGGATTGTCGAAGCTGTAGATGATGGAGATCACGTTGGAGCCTGGCAGGGTCTCGATTTTCAGACTGTCGATCGCCTGTTGGGTCAGGGCATCCAGCGCCGTGTCGCGTACCGGGTCGGTTTCCAGGCCCAGGGTGGCTTTCATCGGGTTGATCACGTATTCACGCAGCGGCGTGGTCACGTACTGCTTGAACGGCTGGGTC
This region of Pseudomonas mandelii genomic DNA includes:
- a CDS encoding GumC family protein → MNPKENYLHEFFRIFFANKQLVKRVFLVFAVIALVLPLMLKQSFDITAQVIVQSKKLSQGDATTSLNQENASFIPPSLADMETESNILRSPALIRQTISELRDKGEYTPTPGVFNKLVTQPFKQYVTTPLREYVINPMKATLGLETDPVRDTALDALTQQAIDSLKIETLPGSNVISIIYSFDNPTQGTNFVAALLQNYLTSRQALQSIDLPQSFYETKKKQYQVRLDGLEGTRLGLLEAVGSSDPKEEITFRLNAINTEEQALNLYRDRLLQSQRWLDYLKTSLAAASNSKLNDYTFPYTFTTTVDNVAFEDREIKQMGEALTTQVSRYMNDLAIFQPSSEPMLLTREQIARTRQQFLKVVSNRIQERNTDLAIVSSVIDQKTKRIAEFKERIHQLQETQSKLRQMDTEINALHAAFSTYAQRFAESSSARSLDNDLSNARVLSPPYEPTEAAFPKPMLIIPFGLFTGLLLAIALVYVREFFDHRFKHPAQITHELGLPVLLVINDQNVEPTNPHSNWSLPRLVHWVRN